Proteins encoded by one window of Lathyrus oleraceus cultivar Zhongwan6 chromosome 1, CAAS_Psat_ZW6_1.0, whole genome shotgun sequence:
- the LOC127127511 gene encoding uncharacterized protein LOC127127511 isoform X5 — translation MDFFAMKRKKLQSLCKKHGIPANLKNSDMAEKLSLIYKEEKNENPGSRRLRSDVNKSNVEIIVLDSDSDSEVQMEASDTVAEKDSNEKTNVSTEHLLDEEPDQSLTTSPRSEVKSSNHNIHHMVDSEEIKQVCKLDDNIYVMDEAAAMCLDASTAMKHTDEVKSNDLNDIVSHPLRSDEDKSNLEITELDSEKDIDVQMEASDTVAEKDCNERTNVSAEHLLDEEPNQFITTSPLSEVKSSDLNNLESHLLRSDEDKSNLGSTDSGTDVQMEASDTVAEKDCNERTNVSAEHLLDEEPNQFITTSPLSEVKSSDLNNLESHLLRSDEDKSNLGSTDSGTDVQMEVSDTVAEKDCNERTNVSAEHLLDEEPSQFTTTSPISEVKSSDLNSFGSYSGFGNYMMLGDQTSSERTDVHEDTDLHQGSVEQFNKSDVYHCVISQSAKTCLDVNVENILDEVHSSSFEDSDETPVQFLDAEKMVVTGTATRNAYTSGAKFESSQKMSITPASKEIVGSSAKLLNNSVSPRDVVFCNLEESVQIGADKEQVDPSQEKMVEFSPKLFNNPGTPANGGIGLCGLEENLEIGVNKENIDPNEDVIYAEPSAMVMSDNQDVIQAVSEELGNKLMEENLEIGVNKENIDSNEDVIYAEPSAMVMSDNEDVIQAVSEEFRNSLMEDEVANMEDKFDLLGDVHESVNPGGTNSAHGSNIKTALNTYVTGGDILDEVHSSSFEDSDATPVQFPKTDPLRDAETSDLNLHKMFKTATAIKNADTSGVKFESSTKRSLSLTPEKMIGSSTKLLNNSGTPTNFGFCDVEENMQIGISKENIDPNEEVMHEEPSALVMSDNEGLIQAVSEELGNDLTEDEVANVDDKFDLFEDVPGSVNPGSKKNADLNTYVTDGDILDEVHSSSFEDSDVTPVQFLTTDQLREAETSDLDVHKMFETATATKNADASGVKFESSTKMSLNLTPEKVIGSSTKLLNNSGTPTNFGFCDADENLQIGANKEQVDPSQEKTMEFSPKLFNNPETPTNGGTGLWFLEENLEIGVNKENIDPNEDVMHEEPSALVMSDNEDLIHAVSEELGNDLMEDEVANVDDKFDLLEDVPGSVNPVSKKNADLNTYVTGGDILDEVHSSSFEDSDATPVQFLKTDPLREAETSVLNLHKMFETAIATKNADTGGVKFESSTKMSLSLTPEKMIGSSTKLLKNSGAPTHFGFCDVDENLQIGRNKVNIDPSDEILHAEPSLVVTSDNEEVDLSIHQMAALEACEEEMLKSSEKTCMVADPEECIGFSLNDLQASTTKGSEVETYFESTALGDVMETCNMEGCMETNMIEGENSQEENQGYSGSWKKKGSDVDDNSGANSDEEVRADELVPAVPQSSEMESCDFGLQQLFAQGEITMIEAENNQEDCVSAQREVVKFFDNSDVHDDIGRDGAKDVNQASSASWKRIRSDMDDASGASSTEQVKAGEITMIEAENNQEGCVSAQREVVKFFDNSDVHDDIGRDGAKDVNQASSASWKRIRSDMDDASGASSIEQVKAGEITMIEVENNQEDCVSAQREVVKFFDNSDVHDDIGRDGAKDVNQASSASRKRIRSDMDNASGASSIEQVKAGEITMIEAENNQEDCVSAQREVVKFFDNSDVHDDIGRDGAKDVNQASSASRKRIRSDMDDASGASSIEQVKADTASGDQDVCPKKLDSPSKATPIASGEKNIIFTPMFNESSMMHKEMEIAMIEEENNAQWEVCKFLDTSDVHVGIGLDGAKDENQAYWASRKRKMSDVDDTSGGNSNEEVKADEFVPAVPHSSEMESCDFGFPQLFAQDTASGDEDAYQKKLDSSSKGTPTASGEKSIVFTPKLQESSMMRKKMRIEMNLSQKPATRDSVGTCDMKENIKTDKKEVDSSTVSRNKFAKRLPLQDLHQN, via the exons ATGGATTTCTTTGCAATGAAGAGGAAGAAGCTTCAGAGCCTTTGCAAGAAGCACGGTATTCCGGCTAATCTTAAGAATAGCGATATGGCGGAGAAACTTTCTTTGATTTACAAG GAAGAAAAGAATGAGAATCCCGGGTCACGCCGGTTACGATCTGATGTGAACAAATCAAATGTGGAAATTATAGTATTGGACTCTGACAGTGATTCTGAAGTTCAAATGGAAGCTTCAG ATACTGTTGCTGAGAAGGATTCTAATGAGAAGACCAATGTGAGCACTGAACATTTACTCGATGAGGAACCAGATCAATCTCTAACCACTTCTCCTCGAAGTGAAGTCAAATCTTCTAATCATAATATTCATCACATGGTTGATTCAG AAGAGATTAAGCAAGTTTGTAAACTTGATGATAATATTTATGTTATGGACGAAGCTGCTGCAATGTGCCTTGATGCATCAACAGCTATGAAGCATACCGATGAGGTCAAGTCCAATGATCTTAATGATATCGTGTCGCACCCGTTACGATCCGATGAAGACAAATCGAATTTGGAAATTACAGAATTGGACTCTGAAAAGGATATTGATGTTCAAATGGAAGCTTCAG ATACTGTTGCTGAGAAGGATTGTAATGAGAGAACCAATGTGAGTGCTGAACATTTACTTGATGAGGAACCAAATCAATTTATAACAACTTCTCCACTAAGTGAGGTCAAGTCCAGTGATCTTAATAATCTCGAGTCGCACCTGTTACGATCCGATGAAGACAAATCAAATTTGGGAAGTACTGACAGTGGTACTGATGTTCAAATGGAAGCTTCAG ATACTGTTGCTGAGAAGGATTGTAATGAGAGAACCAATGTGAGTGCTGAACATTTACTTGATGAGGAACCAAATCAATTTATAACAACTTCTCCACTAAGTGAGGTCAAGTCCAGTGATCTTAATAATCTCGAGTCGCACCTGTTACGATCCGATGAAGACAAATCAAATTTGGGAAGTACTGACAGTGGTACTGATGTTCAAATGGAAGTTTCAG ATACTGTTGCTGAGAAGGATTGTAATGAGAGAACCAATGTGAGTGCTGAACATTTACTTGATGAGGAACCAAGTCAATTTACAACAACTTCTCCAATAAGTGAGGTCAAGTCCAGTGATCTTAATAGTTTTGGGTCCTATTCTGGATTTGGCAACTACATGATGTTGGGAGATCAGACCTCGAGTGAACGTACTGATGTTCATGAAGATACTGATCTCCATCAAGGATCAGTTGAACAATTTAACAAATCAGATGTTTATCATTGTGTAATATCCCAATCTGCTAAAACCTGCCTTGATGTGAATGTTGAGAATATTCTAGATGAGGTTCATTCGTCTAGTTTTGAAGATTCAGATGAGACTCCTGTTCAGTTTCTTGATGCTGAGAAAATGGTTGTCACAG GCACTGCTACTAGAAATGCATATACAAGCGGAGCAAAGTTTGAATCGTCACAAAAGATGAGTATAACTCCAGCTTCAAAGGAAATAGTTGGTTCATCTGCCAAGCTGCTAAATAATTCAGTGTCACCAAGAGATGTTGTATTTTGTAATTTGGAAGAAAGCGTGCAAATTGGTGCTGATAAGGAGCAAGTTGATCCTAGCCAAGAGAAAATGGTAGAGTTTTCTCCCAAGCTGTTTAATAATCCAGGGACACCAGCAAATGGTGGCATTGGACTCTGTGGTTTGGAGGAAAACTTGGAAATTGGTGTCAATAAGGAAAACATTGATCCCAATGAAGATGTTATTTATGCAGAACCCAGTGCGATGGTCATGAGCGACAATCAGGATGTTATTCAGGCTGTTTCAGAAGAACTTGGTAATAAGTTGATGGAGGAAAACTTGGAGATTGGTGTCAATAAGGAGAACATTGACTCCAATGAAGATGTTATTTATGCAGAACCTAGTGCGATGGTCATGAGCGACAATGAGGATGTTATACAGGCTGTTTCAGAAGAATTCCGTAACAGTTTGATGGAAGATGAAGTTGCGAACATGGAAGATAAATTTGATCTTCTTGGAGATGTTCATGAATCTGTTAACCCAGGTGGCACAAATAGCGCTCATGGATCAAACATAAAAACTGCTTTGAACACCTATGTGACTGGTGGAGATATTCTAGATGAGGTTCATTCATCTAGTTTTGAAGATTCAGATGCGACACCAGTTCAGTTTCCGAAAACTGATCCGTTAAGGGATGCGGAGACTAGTGATCTCAATCTTCACAAAATGTTTAAAACAG CTACTGCTATTAAAAATGCAGATACAAGTGGAGTGAAGTTTGAATCTTCAACAAAGAGGAGTTTAAGTCTTACTCCAGAGAAAATGATTGGTTCATCTACCAAGCTGCTTAATAATTCAGGGACACCAACAAATTTTGGATTTTGTGATGTGGAGGAAAACATGCAGATTGGTATCAGTAAAGAGAACATTGATCCCAATGAAGAAGTTATGCATGAAGAACCTAGTGCGTTGGTCATGAGCGACAATGAGGGTCTTATACAGGCTGTTTCAGAAGAACTTGGTAATGATTTGACGGAGGATGAAGTTGCGAACGTGGATGATAAATTTGATCTTTTTGAAGATGTTCCTGGATCTGTTAACCCAGGATCAAAGAAAAATGCTGATTTGAACACCTATGTGACTGATGGAGATATTTTAGATGAGGTTCATTCATCTAGTTTTGAAGATTCAGATGTGACACCAGTTCAGTTTCTGACAACTGATCAATTAAGGGAAGCCGAGACTAGTGATCTCGATGTTCACAAAATGTTTGAAACAG CTACTGCTACTAAGAATGCAGATGCAAGTGGAGTGAAGTTTGAATCTTCAACAAAAATGAGTTTAAATCTTACTCCAGAGAAAGTGATTGGTTCATCTACCAAGCTGCTTAATAATTCAGGGACACCAACGAATTTTGGATTTTGTGATGCGGATGAAAACTTGCAGATTGGTGCCAATAAGGAGCAAGTTGATCCTAGCCAAGAGAAAACGATGGAGTTTTCTCCGAAGCTGTTTAATAATCCTGAGACACCAACAAATGGTGGAACTGGACTCTGGTTTTTGGAGGAAAACTTGGAGATTGGTGTCAATAAGGAGAACATTGATCCCAATGAAGATGTTATGCATGAAGAACCTAGTGCGTTGGTCATGAGCGACAATGAGGATCTTATACATGCTGTTTCAGAAGAACTTGGTAACGATTTGATGGAGGATGAAGTTGCTAATGTGGATGATAAATTTGATCTTCTTGAAGATGTTCCTGGATCTGTTAACCCAGTATCAAAGAAAAATGCTGATTTGAACACCTACGTGACTGGTGGAGATATTCTAGATGAGGTTCATTCATCTAGTTTTGAAGATTCAGATGCGACACCAGTTCAGTTTCTGAAAACTGATCCGTTAAGGGAAGCGGAAACTAGTGTTCTCAATCTTCACAAAATGTTTGAAACAG CTATTGCTACTAAAAATGCAGATACAGGTGGAGTGAAGTTTGAATCTTCAACAAAAATGAGTTTAAGTCTTACTCCAGAGAAAATGATTGGTTCATCTACCAAGCTGCTTAAAAATTCAGGGGCACCAACACATTTTGGATTTTGTGACGTGGATGAAAACTTGCAGATTGGTCGCAATAAAGTGAACATTGATCCTAGTGATGAAATTCTACATGCAGAACCTAGTCTAGTGGTCACCAGTGATAACGAAGAGGTTGATCTTAGTATTCATCAAATGGCTGCTCTAG AAGCTTGTGAAGAAGAGATGCTTAAATCATCAGAAAAGACTTGTATGGTTGCTGATCCTGAGGAATGCATTGGATTTTCCCTTAATGACCTTCAAGCTTCAACTACTAAGGGCTCTGAGGTTGAAACATATTTTGAATCAACTGCACTTGGTGATGTTATGGAAACTTGTAACATGGAAGGATGCATGGAAACTAACATGATAGAGGGAGAAAACAGTCAGGAAGAAAATCAAGGTTATTCGGGGAGCTGGAAAAAGAAAGGGAGTGATGTGGATGATAATAGTGGTGCAAATTCAGATGAGGAAGTGAGAGCAGATGAGCTTGTTCCAGCGGTGCCGCAATCTAGTGAAATGGAGTCATGCGATTTTGGCCTTCAACAACTTTTTGCTCAAG GCGAGATCACCATGATTGAGGCAGAAAACAATCAGGAGGATTGCGTTTCAGCTCAGCGAGAAGTTGTCAAGTTTTTTGACAACTCCGATGTTCATGATGATATTGGCCGAGATGGAGCCAAAGATGTAAATCAAGCTTCTTCGGCAAGCTGGAAAAGGATAAGAAGTGACATGGATGATGCTAGTGGTGCAAGTTCAACTGAGCAAGTGAAAGCAG GCGAGATCACCATGATTGAGGCAGAAAACAATCAGGAGGGTTGCGTTTCAGCTCAGCGAGAAGTTGTCAAGTTTTTTGACAACTCCGATGTTCATGATGATATTGGCCGAGATGGAGCCAAAGATGTAAATCAAGCTTCTTCGGCAAGCTGGAAAAGGATAAGAAGTGACATGGATGATGCTAGTGGTGCAAGTTCAATTGAGCAAGTGAAAGCAG GCGAGATCACCATGATTGAGGTAGAAAACAATCAGGAGGATTGCGTTTCAGCTCAGCGAGAAGTTGTCAAGTTTTTTGACAACTCCGATGTTCATGATGATATTGGCCGAGATGGAGCCAAAGATGTAAATCAAGCTTCTTCGGCAAGCCGGAAAAGGATAAGAAGTGACATGGATAATGCTAGTGGTGCAAGTTCAATTGAGCAAGTGAAAGCAG GCGAGATCACCATGATTGAGGCAGAAAACAATCAGGAGGATTGCGTTTCAGCTCAGCGAGAAGTTGTCAAGTTTTTTGACAACTCCGATGTTCATGATGATATTGGCCGAGATGGAGCCAAAGATGTAAATCAAGCTTCTTCGGCAAGCCGGAAAAGGATAAGAAGTGACATGGATGATGCTAGTGGTGCAAGTTCAATTGAGCAAGTGAAAGCAG ACACTGCATCTGGAGATCAAGATGTTTGTCCAAAGAAGTTGGACTCACCATCAAAGGCTACACCAATTGCAAGTGGAGAGAAAAACATCATTTTTACTCCTATGTTCAATGAATCATctatgatgcataaagagatgGAGATTGCCATGATTGAAGAAGAAAATAATGCTCAGTGGGAAGTTTGCAAGTTTTTAGACACCTCTGATGTTCATGTTGGTATTGGTCTAGATGGAGCCAAAGATGAAAATCAAGCTTATTGGGCAAGCCGGAAAAGAAAAATGAGTGATGTGGATGATACTAGTGGTGGAAATTCAAATGAGGAAGTGAAGGCAGATGAGTTTGTTCCAGCTGTGCCGCATTCTAGTGAAATGGAGTCGTGTGATTTCGGCTTTCCACAACTTTTTGCTCAAG ATACTGCTTCTGGTGATGAAGATGCGTATCAAAAGAAATTGGACTCATCATCAAAGGGTACACCAACTGCAAGTGGAGAGAAAAGCATCGTTTTTACTCCCAAGCTCCAAGAATCATCAATGATGCGTAAAAAGATGAGGATTGAAATGAATTTGTCTCAAAAACCCGCAACAAGAGATAGTGTTGGTACTTGTGATATGAAAGAGAACATTAAAACTGACAAGAAAGAAGTCGATAGCTCGACGGTGTCAAGGAATAAGTTTGCCAAGAGGCTACCTCTTCAAGATCTTCATCAGAATTGA